The following proteins are co-located in the Camelina sativa cultivar DH55 chromosome 12, Cs, whole genome shotgun sequence genome:
- the LOC109124774 gene encoding probable galactinol--sucrose galactosyltransferase 5 produces MAPPSLTKSDSDINGVDFTGKPLFRLEDSNLLANGHVVLTDVPTNVTLTPSPYLTDKDGVPLDVSAGSFVGFNLDGEPKSHHVASIGKLKNIRFMSIFRFKVWWTTHWVGSNGRDIENETQIIILDNSGSDSGSGSGSGRPYVLLLPLLEGPFRSSFTSGENDDVAVCVESGSTQVTGSEFRQIVYVHAGDDPFKLVKDAMKVIRIHMNTFKLLDEKSPPGIVDKFGWCTWDAFYLTVNPEGVHKGVKCLVDGGCPPGLVLIDDGWQSIGHDADGIDVEGMNITVAGEQMPCRLLKFEENHKFKDYVSPKDQNDVGMKAFVRDLKDEFSTVDYIYVWHALCGYWGGLRPDAPTLPPSTIIRPELSPGLKLTMEDLAVDKIIETGIGLASPDLAKEFYEGLHSHLQNSGIDGVKVDVIHILEMLCEKYGGRVDMAKAYFKGLTSSVNKHFNGNGVIASMEHCNDFMFLGTEAIALGRVGDDFWCTDPSGDPNGTFWLQGCHMVHCAYNSLWMGNFIQPDWDMFQTTHPCAEFHAASRAISGGPIYVSDCVGKHDFDLLKRLVLPNGSILRCEYYALPTRDRLFEDPLHDGKTMLKIWNLNKFTGIIGAFNCQGGGWCRETRRNQCFSECVNTVTATTRPSDVEWNSGKNPISIANVEEFALFLSQSKKLVLSGPNDELELTLEPFKFELITVSPVVTIEGKSVRFAPIGLVNMLNTSGAISSLVYHDESVEVDVFGAGEFRVYASRKPVSCLIDGGVVEFAYEDSMVMVQVPWAGPEGLSSIEYLF; encoded by the exons ATGGCTCCACCGAGTTTGACCAAGTCCGATTCCGATATCAACGGCGTTGACTTTACCGGAAAGCCTCTTTTCCGGTTAGAAGATTCCAATCTCTTAGCCAATGGTCACGTCGTCTTAACCGATGTTCCCACCAACGTCACCCTCACCCCTTCACCCTACTTAACCGACAAAGACGGCGTACCTCTTGACGTCTCCGCCGGTTCATTCGTCGGGTTTAACCTCGACGGTGAGCCCAAGAGCCACCACGTGGCATCCATCGGAAAACTCAAGAACATTCGTTTCATGAGCATATTCCGTTTCAAGGTTTGGTGGACCACTCATTGGGTCGGGTCAAACGGCCGCGACATCGAGAACGAGACCCAAATCATTATTCTTGATAACTCCGGTTCGGATTCTGGATCCGGATCCGGGTCGGGTCGTCCTTACGTACTCTTGTTACCACTTCTTGAAGGCCCCTTCCGTTCGTCTTTCACATCCGGTGAAAACGATGACGTGGCGGTCTGTGTGGAATCCGGGTCGACCCAAGTAACCGGGTCGGAGTTTCGTCAGATCGTGTACGTCCACGCCGGAGACGACCCGTTCAAGCTCGTGAAAGACGCAATGAAAGTGATTAGGATTCATATGAACACCTTCAAGCTTCTTGATGAGAAATCGCCGCCGGGGATCGTCGACAAGTTCGGGTGGTGCACTTGGGACGCTTTTTACTTGACCGTGAACCCTGAAGGTGTTCATAAAGGTGTTAAGTGTCTAGTCGACGGTGGTTGTCCGCCGGGTTTGGTGCTTATCGACGACGGTTGGCAATCAATTGGACATGATGCCGATGGTATTGATGTCGAAGGGATGAATATTACCGTCGCCGGTGAACAAATGCCCTGCAG GCTTCTGAAGTTTGAAGAGAACCACAAATTCAAAGACTACGTGTCTCCGAAAGATCAAAACGACGTGGGGATGAAAGCTTTCGTCAGAGATCTGAAAGATGAATTCTCCACCGTCGATTACATCTACGTCTGGCACGCGCTTTGTGGGTACTGGGGAGGTCTCCGTCCCGATGCTCCGACTCTGCCTCCGTCTACTATCATCCGGCCAGAGCTTTCGCCGGGACTTAAACTCACCATGGAAGATCTCGCCGTCGATAAGATCATCGAGACTGGAATCGGACTTGCTTCGCCGGACTTGGCGAAAGAGTTCTACGAAGGTCTTCACTCTCATCTTCAAAACTCCGGTATTGACGGCGTTAAAGTTGATGTCATCCAC ATTTTGGAGATGTTGTGTGAGAAATATGGCGGGAGAGTTGACATGGCGAAAGCTTACTTCAAGGGGTTAACGTCGTCAGTGAATAAGCATTTTAACGGTAACGGCGTTATTGCAAGCATGGAGCACTGTAATGACTTCATGTTCCTTGGGACTGAAGCCATCGCTCTTGGTCGTGTCG GTGATGACTTTTGGTGCACTGATCCATCTGGCGATCCAAACGGTACGTTTTGGCTACAAGGATGTCACATGGTCCATTGTGCATACAACAGTCTCTGGATGGGAAACTTCATCCAGCCTGATTGGGACATGTTTCAGACCACACACCCTTGTGCTGAGTTCCATGCTGCTTCTCGTGCTATTTCGGGCGGGCCTATTTACGTCAGTGACTGTGTGGGCAAGCACGATTTCGATCTCTTGAAACGCCTCGTTTTGCCCAACGGTTCGATTTTGAGGTGTGAGTACTATGCTCTCCCAACTCGTGACCGTCTCTTTGAAGACCCTCTTCATGATGGCAAAACAATGCTCAAGATTTGGAACTTGAACAAG TTCACTGGAATAATTGGAGCATTCAACTGTCAAGGAGGAGGATGGTGCAGAGAAACCAGACGTAACCAGTGTTTCTCTGAATGTGTTAACACGGTAACCGCCACTACAAGACCTAGTGACGTTGAATGGAACAGTGGAAAGAACCCAATCTCCATTGCAAACGTTGAAGAGTTTGCTTTGTTCCTGTCTCAATCCAAGAAGCTGGTGTTGTCTGGACCAAACGACGAGCTGGAGCTCACTTTAGAGCCTTTCAAGTTTGAGCTGATTACTGTCTCTCCTGTTGTAACCATTGAGGGTAAATCAGTCCGGTTTGCTCCGATTGGACTGGTTAACATGCTTAACACAAGCGGTGCGATCAGTTCTCTGGTGTACCACGATGAATCTGTTGAGGTCGATGTTTTTGGTGCGGgtgagtttagggtttatgcaTCGAGAAAACCTGTGAGCTGCTTAATTGATGGTGGAGTTGTTGAGTTTGCGTATGAAGACTCAATGGTGATGGTGCAAGTGCCGTGGGCTGGTCCAGAGGGTTTGTCTTCTATTGAGTAtttgttttag